In Solanum lycopersicum chromosome 5, SLM_r2.1, the following are encoded in one genomic region:
- the LOC138348811 gene encoding uncharacterized protein, protein MRFGKKGKLSPRYVGPYKILKRIDKVAYELELPSKLASLQPVFHISLLKKYVGDPASIVPLESVAVKDSLSYEDVPVEILDCQVRRLINSEVASVKVLWRSQSIEGATWEAEATMKTKYPYLFPSDSTVS, encoded by the coding sequence atgagatttggaaagaaagggaagctcagtcctagatatgtggGCCCTTACAAGATATTGAAAAGGATTgacaaggtggcatatgagttagagttgccatcAAAATTAGCATCATTGCAACCGGttttccacatctcactcttgaagaagtacgtgggtgacccagcctctatagttccattagagagtgtggcggtaaaagatagtctttcttatgaggatgtaccagttgagattcttgactgtcaggttagaaggttgataAACAGTGAAGtggcttcagtcaaggttttgtggaggagtcagtccatagagggagctacttgggaagcagaagcaaccATGAAAAccaagtatccttacctttttccttccgattccactgtATCTTGA